GATCGTGCTGCCGGATCTGGATACAGAAGAAAATCGCGCGCGGCTGGCCGAGATCCGGCGCGAAGAGCTGCTGGCGGCGGTCGAGCATCTGGGCATTACCCATCTTGAGCTGCTGCCCTACCGCGACTCGGGCATGGCTGGCAGGCCAAGCAACGAGCACCCCGAATGTTTTGCCCAGGCCGATCTCGATGAGGCGACCGAGCGGCTGGTGCAACTGGTGCGGAAGCATCGTCCGCACGTGCTGATGACCTATAACGAGCATGGCGGGTACGGACATCCCGACCATATTATGGCCCACAAGATCACGGTCGCCGCGTTCGACGCCGCGGGCGATCCCGCCCGATACCCTGCGGCGGGATCGCCGTGGACGCCCTCAAAGCTCTACTATATCTCGTTCCGGCGCGCGCTCTGGCTGAGCGCCTGGCAGGCAATGCATGAGCGCGGCCTGAAAACGCCGATGGACGAAGAGGGCTTCGATGGCAGCCGCTATGTCGACGATCCGCGCAACACGACGGCCGTCGATGTCCATGCGTATCTGCCGAAAAAGCTGGCCGCGCTGCGCGAGCATCGCACGCAGATTCGCCCCGACTGGCTCTGGCTGGCCGTGCCGGAAGATCTGCGCGATGAGCTGTTCAACGTTGAGCATTTTATCCGTATCGCCTCGCGGGTTCCGGTCGACGAAGGTGAAGAAGACGATGTGTTTGCCGGACTACGCTATGGAAACACCTAAGCACACTCCATTGCGCTCAGGCCGCTGGCGGCGCGTCTCGGCGCTGCTGCTGATCCTGCTGATCGGCGGGCCGCTCCTTGCAGCATGTGGACAGGCCGCTTCCGCGCGTCCGTCGCTCAACGTCGTCGCCACGCTCGCGCCGCTCGCCGACTGGGCAAGGCAGGTTGGCCGCGAGCATGTCCAGGTGACGCAGATCGTGCCGGCGGGGATCGACCCAAAGACGTATGTCTTGACCCAGCGCGATCGTGCGGCGATCGACAGGGCGGATGTGCTGCTGCTCAACGGGTATGAGCTTGAGCCGTGGCTCGATCAGGCGCTGGCCGAGAGCATGTCGCCGCCACGGGTGACGCTGGATCTGTCGCAGTACCTGGGTGTGCGCAATAACGGCACGCACGCGATCGTGCGCACGCCGCTGGAGGGCGAAGAGCGCGGCGGCGAAAAATCCGAGATCGAGCAGATCTATATCCCGCCGTCGGTCGTTTCGCCCTACCTCTGGCTTGATCCCGGCCCGACGATGGCTCAGCAGGCGGTGATGCTGATCGCCGATACGTTTACGCGCGCCGATCTGGACAACCTGCTGGCGTACCGGCGCAACGCCGATCAGTACAACGGCGAGCTTGAAAACCTCGACAATTGGATCAAGCGGCAGATCCGAGGCTGGCCGCGTGTCAGAGCCGGTACTAAGGAGCTTCTCGCGCTTCAGGCCGTCGATCGCTCCTGGCACTATTTTGCGCAGCACTACGCGATCAACCTGCGCACCACCGTGACGATCAGCACGTTCGAGCCGACGATCCCGGCTGTGACGCCGCTCTTTGTCGATCAGTTTTTGAGCGAGTCGGAGCGGCAGCGGCTGCTGGGGCTGCGCCAGCCCGATGGCGTGCTCAATCCGCTCGCCGATAACTCGTACATCGAGCTGATGAAGCACAATGTCAACATTATGACCCAGGGCG
The DNA window shown above is from Herpetosiphonaceae bacterium and carries:
- the mshB gene encoding N-acetyl-1-D-myo-inositol-2-amino-2-deoxy-alpha-D-glucopyranoside deacetylase — protein: MSESLSLMIVHAHPDDEAIGTGGILARYSAEGHTTILVTCTLGEEGEIVLPDLDTEENRARLAEIRREELLAAVEHLGITHLELLPYRDSGMAGRPSNEHPECFAQADLDEATERLVQLVRKHRPHVLMTYNEHGGYGHPDHIMAHKITVAAFDAAGDPARYPAAGSPWTPSKLYYISFRRALWLSAWQAMHERGLKTPMDEEGFDGSRYVDDPRNTTAVDVHAYLPKKLAALREHRTQIRPDWLWLAVPEDLRDELFNVEHFIRIASRVPVDEGEEDDVFAGLRYGNT
- a CDS encoding metal ABC transporter substrate-binding protein → METPKHTPLRSGRWRRVSALLLILLIGGPLLAACGQAASARPSLNVVATLAPLADWARQVGREHVQVTQIVPAGIDPKTYVLTQRDRAAIDRADVLLLNGYELEPWLDQALAESMSPPRVTLDLSQYLGVRNNGTHAIVRTPLEGEERGGEKSEIEQIYIPPSVVSPYLWLDPGPTMAQQAVMLIADTFTRADLDNLLAYRRNADQYNGELENLDNWIKRQIRGWPRVRAGTKELLALQAVDRSWHYFAQHYAINLRTTVTISTFEPTIPAVTPLFVDQFLSESERQRLLGLRQPDGVLNPLADNSYIELMKHNVNIMTQGVQRAARREPLQFNLQVIGS